From Microcystis aeruginosa NIES-2549, a single genomic window includes:
- a CDS encoding lipoxygenase family protein, producing MSNFIQRILSGEFSLEEYADTEKERLVYELISRLPVSSLLKVREQLKGKVVSESYKVIGKITHPDSTIPIPGLEVELWDRDLFGMKDFLGSGITVRDGSFEIFYDPKAAGLGDDPDLELRIFDPTQTVIVEGKSVRRKNLIEVIKGAENVKEAVYNFGQLSISYYEYDPDYAQYFPYCVPKSIKHDFVPEALAITLESVAKYGKITDAIIQKNRRDPSKPSYDEIQKSFPETLTIILEKEKPGFTRSDEFFGDRMLNGFNPVVFKKDKNNPLLYTTSFNGEKFSLTGKIDLPNYKVKFELKNEQLLPVEITLQFRENNSTKPNPPLKEPQTYRPTDGKKWLQAKRVVRATHLGVLGEVKAHLSQCHFNMEQYSISLLRNVRKNPLRDLLYPHLKEVVHINNFGRRILMDPKGGFFAKLEPMPIIPDMLKWVRSNVGSYDWTDWQPRKPLCESHTYAKIGNLYWDILTTYVDSFFDEHRDGIVSNWDEIFRFSEDLVQHSVAHVALTMEQVDDGDEWYDLNEIDHSSNPRREVNGEIKAVRPITSSTTATEKDIANLKQVCKYVIYQTTYWHSCIHNEHNPEFGELKYGNLLRNGSMADEDDESVMPGQEAASIILGASNMLTNFKYGYILKNEDGDIPPKLIELVASKKAEFEKLGFDLNTLRSRLNS from the coding sequence ATGAGCAACTTTATCCAAAGAATTCTTTCTGGCGAATTCTCGCTGGAAGAATATGCAGATACCGAAAAGGAACGTCTCGTCTATGAATTGATATCCCGTTTACCCGTTAGTTCTCTGTTAAAAGTCAGAGAACAGTTAAAGGGAAAGGTAGTTAGTGAATCCTATAAGGTAATAGGTAAAATCACTCATCCTGACTCAACAATACCTATCCCTGGTTTAGAAGTTGAGTTATGGGATCGCGATCTTTTCGGGATGAAAGATTTTTTAGGTAGTGGAATAACAGTTCGGGATGGAAGTTTTGAAATCTTTTACGATCCCAAAGCGGCTGGATTGGGTGATGATCCTGATTTGGAATTAAGAATTTTTGATCCGACTCAAACTGTTATTGTCGAGGGAAAATCTGTTAGAAGAAAGAACTTGATTGAAGTGATCAAGGGTGCTGAGAACGTCAAAGAAGCAGTTTATAATTTTGGGCAATTGTCAATCTCTTACTATGAGTATGATCCAGATTATGCCCAATATTTTCCTTATTGTGTACCTAAATCTATTAAGCATGATTTTGTACCTGAAGCTCTGGCTATAACCTTAGAATCTGTCGCTAAATATGGCAAGATCACGGATGCAATAATTCAAAAAAATCGGAGAGACCCCAGCAAACCATCTTATGATGAGATCCAAAAATCATTCCCAGAAACACTAACCATCATTTTAGAAAAGGAAAAGCCAGGTTTTACCAGAAGTGATGAATTCTTTGGAGATAGGATGTTAAATGGGTTTAATCCTGTTGTTTTTAAGAAAGATAAAAACAATCCTCTTCTATACACCACTTCTTTTAATGGTGAAAAATTTTCCCTAACTGGTAAGATAGATTTGCCAAATTATAAGGTCAAATTTGAATTAAAAAACGAGCAACTCTTACCTGTTGAAATTACGCTCCAATTCCGTGAAAATAATTCCACCAAGCCGAATCCACCATTAAAAGAACCCCAAACTTACAGGCCTACCGATGGGAAAAAATGGTTGCAGGCTAAACGAGTTGTTCGTGCTACTCATCTGGGGGTTTTAGGAGAAGTGAAAGCTCATCTGAGCCAATGCCACTTTAATATGGAGCAGTATTCGATCTCTTTGTTGAGAAATGTCCGGAAAAATCCCCTGCGCGACTTATTATACCCTCATCTGAAAGAAGTAGTCCATATTAACAATTTTGGTCGCCGAATCTTGATGGATCCCAAAGGAGGATTTTTCGCTAAACTTGAGCCTATGCCCATCATTCCAGATATGTTGAAATGGGTCAGGTCAAATGTGGGAAGTTACGATTGGACTGATTGGCAACCCAGAAAACCCCTTTGTGAGTCACATACTTACGCCAAAATCGGTAACTTATACTGGGATATTCTGACCACTTATGTCGATTCATTTTTTGACGAGCATCGTGACGGAATAGTCAGCAATTGGGATGAAATTTTCAGGTTTTCCGAGGATTTAGTTCAACATAGTGTTGCTCATGTTGCTCTGACGATGGAGCAGGTAGATGATGGAGATGAATGGTACGACTTAAATGAGATTGATCATTCTTCAAATCCTCGTCGAGAGGTTAATGGAGAAATCAAAGCAGTCCGACCGATTACTTCATCGACAACAGCAACTGAAAAAGATATCGCCAATCTTAAACAGGTTTGTAAATACGTAATTTATCAAACCACCTATTGGCATAGTTGTATTCACAATGAGCATAATCCTGAGTTTGGCGAGCTAAAATACGGCAATCTCTTAAGGAATGGCTCAATGGCTGATGAAGATGATGAGAGTGTAATGCCAGGTCAGGAAGCAGCCAGTATTATTCTTGGTGCTTCTAATATGCTGACCAATTTCAAATACGGTTACATACTCAAAAATGAGGATGGAGACATTCCGCCTAAGTTGATTGAATTGGTTGCCAGCAAAAAAGCAGAATTTGAAAAACTTGGATTCGATCTCAACACCCTGCGTTCGAGATTGAATAGCTAA
- a CDS encoding aldehyde dehydrogenase has product MLSNSEKLAKLRQYFVSGATRSYQFRRQQLEKLKQAIIKYEAEIYQALYSDLKKSPEDCWITENGFLLGEINTALKNLRSWMQPKPVKTNLLNFPSSSQIIWEPLGVVLIIAAWNYPLQLLLAPLVGAIAAGNCAVLKPSEFASATEKLVVKIIEEIFPEEYVLIVSGDGAEVIPNMLDSFTFDHIFFTGSTRVGKIIYQLAAAKLIPVTLELGGKSPCVIEADANISVATRRIAVTKFSNCGQMCIAADYVLVHQSQQENFIRELANTIVNFFGKDARLSADYGKIINEKQFDRLIEFLQDGEIVFGGKTDRENLYIQPTLLTNVSLDDPIMQGEIFGPILPIIAFSTFEEAIAIIAKNPNPLAFYLFTTKAKTEKKWLESVQFGGGCINNNSFHFTNPSLPFGGRGNSGIGSYHGRFSFENFSHQKAIMKTPLWFNPALKYPPFKGKLGLFKLLVR; this is encoded by the coding sequence ATGCTGTCAAACTCAGAAAAATTAGCCAAATTGCGTCAGTATTTTGTTAGTGGTGCCACTCGTTCCTATCAATTCCGTCGTCAGCAGTTAGAGAAGTTAAAACAGGCAATCATTAAATATGAAGCAGAGATATATCAAGCTTTATATAGCGATTTAAAGAAAAGTCCCGAAGATTGTTGGATTACTGAAAATGGTTTCCTTTTGGGGGAAATTAATACCGCTTTAAAAAATTTGCGCTCATGGATGCAACCCAAACCTGTTAAAACTAATCTTTTAAATTTCCCTTCCTCCAGTCAGATTATTTGGGAACCTTTAGGAGTGGTTTTAATTATTGCTGCTTGGAATTATCCCCTCCAATTGTTATTAGCGCCTTTAGTCGGGGCCATTGCTGCTGGTAACTGTGCGGTATTAAAACCGAGTGAATTTGCCTCAGCGACGGAAAAATTAGTAGTTAAAATAATTGAAGAAATATTCCCAGAAGAATATGTGTTAATTGTCTCGGGAGATGGTGCGGAAGTAATTCCGAATATGTTAGACAGTTTTACCTTTGATCATATATTTTTTACTGGCAGTACCAGGGTAGGAAAAATTATTTATCAACTCGCGGCAGCAAAGTTAATTCCCGTTACTCTAGAATTGGGGGGAAAAAGTCCCTGTGTTATCGAAGCTGATGCTAATATTTCCGTGGCAACCCGTCGCATTGCCGTGACAAAATTCTCTAATTGTGGTCAAATGTGTATCGCGGCTGATTATGTTTTGGTACATCAATCCCAGCAGGAGAATTTTATCAGAGAATTAGCTAATACTATTGTTAATTTTTTCGGTAAAGATGCCAGATTAAGTGCTGATTATGGTAAGATAATTAATGAGAAACAATTTGATCGCTTGATTGAATTTCTCCAAGATGGTGAGATTGTTTTTGGCGGCAAAACCGATCGAGAAAATTTATATATTCAACCAACTTTATTAACTAATGTTTCCCTCGATGATCCTATTATGCAAGGAGAAATATTCGGTCCAATTTTACCGATCATTGCCTTTAGCACTTTTGAGGAAGCTATAGCAATTATTGCTAAAAACCCTAACCCTCTAGCTTTTTATCTGTTTACTACCAAGGCAAAGACCGAAAAGAAATGGTTAGAATCAGTCCAGTTTGGGGGAGGTTGTATTAATAACAATAGTTTTCATTTTACTAATCCTAGTTTACCCTTTGGTGGTCGGGGAAATAGCGGTATTGGTAGCTATCATGGTCGTTTTTCCTTTGAGAATTTTAGTCACCAAAAAGCGATTATGAAAACACCTCTTTGGTTCAATCCCGCTTTAAAATATCCGCCTTTTAAGGGTAAATTAGGCTTATTTAAGTTATTGGTTCGGTGA
- a CDS encoding isochorismate synthase — MTSAVPRLSYPDSPIADLRSLYNFILNPQLLAAEKGNPSIISFCQKISPLDLLEILSRIAPSYPTHCYWENPERETAFLGYGIAFNATFHGKQRFLKAQKFIENCQQRIIKIDNYSEITPRIFCSFTFFDSETATPFPSATLTLPKFQIIKKQSEYFFLTNLLITGEKEIENSLEETLNNLKIIQNNSSNCRQNPHQDPCSYYIHPTYNFQAAVADALQSIQAQNFSKIVLAHALDVISPRPFHLVNCLDNLRQRHPDCYTFSLGNGRGDHFIGASPERLLTVHQGQLITDALAGSAPRGENAIEDALFANKLLASEKEQREHRAVSEFINQKLRQIGLNPQNSPSRLLKLSNIQHLWTPIHAKLKPSIHPLEIVAQLHPTPAVAGVPTEIALAQIRHYETFDRSLYAAPLGWIDCQNNSEFIVGIRSALIKGDRARLYAGAGIVAGSDPEKELAEIQLKFQALLKALT; from the coding sequence ATGACTTCTGCCGTTCCTCGCCTTTCCTATCCTGATAGTCCGATTGCTGATCTTCGCAGCCTCTATAACTTTATCCTCAACCCACAACTGTTAGCCGCAGAAAAGGGAAATCCGTCGATCATCAGTTTTTGTCAAAAAATTTCCCCCCTTGATCTCCTAGAAATTCTCTCTCGGATTGCCCCTAGCTATCCCACCCATTGTTATTGGGAAAATCCCGAACGAGAAACCGCTTTTCTCGGCTACGGCATCGCCTTTAATGCCACTTTCCACGGCAAACAACGTTTTTTAAAAGCTCAAAAATTTATTGAAAACTGTCAACAAAGAATTATCAAAATTGATAACTATAGCGAGATTACTCCCCGCATCTTTTGTAGTTTCACTTTTTTCGACTCGGAAACAGCTACCCCCTTTCCCTCAGCCACCCTAACCCTGCCTAAGTTTCAAATTATCAAAAAACAGTCGGAATATTTTTTCCTGACCAATCTCTTAATCACTGGCGAAAAAGAAATAGAAAACTCCCTCGAAGAAACTCTTAATAACCTCAAAATTATTCAAAATAACTCCAGCAATTGCCGACAAAATCCCCATCAGGATCCCTGTAGTTATTATATTCATCCTACCTATAATTTTCAAGCGGCTGTTGCCGATGCACTCCAATCTATCCAGGCTCAAAATTTTAGCAAAATTGTCCTTGCTCACGCTCTTGACGTGATTTCTCCCCGTCCTTTTCATCTGGTAAACTGTCTCGATAATTTGCGTCAGCGTCATCCCGATTGCTACACTTTTTCCCTCGGCAATGGACGGGGAGATCATTTTATCGGCGCTAGTCCCGAACGCTTGTTAACTGTCCATCAGGGGCAATTAATCACCGATGCTTTAGCGGGATCCGCTCCCCGGGGAGAAAATGCGATCGAAGATGCTCTCTTTGCCAATAAACTCCTCGCTAGTGAAAAAGAACAACGGGAACATCGGGCCGTTAGTGAGTTTATTAACCAAAAACTGCGACAAATTGGCTTAAATCCGCAAAATTCTCCTTCTAGATTGTTAAAACTCTCCAATATTCAACATCTCTGGACTCCTATCCATGCCAAACTAAAACCCTCCATCCATCCCCTCGAAATTGTTGCCCAACTACATCCCACTCCTGCTGTTGCTGGGGTTCCCACCGAGATCGCTTTAGCACAAATTCGTCATTATGAAACCTTCGATCGCTCTCTTTATGCCGCTCCTTTGGGTTGGATCGATTGTCAAAATAATAGTGAGTTTATTGTTGGTATTCGTTCGGCCTTAATTAAAGGCGATCGAGCGCGATTATACGCTGGTGCGGGTATTGTTGCCGGTTCCGATCCAGAAAAAGAACTAGCAGAAATTCAGCTTAAATTTCAAGCTCTCTTAAAAGCTTTAACTTAA
- a CDS encoding IS607 family transposase, with product MWLVQVYIAVHIKLSDYAKKKGSSYDTAWRMWNRGQLQGERLPTGTIIIFEDDRSCGENKVAIYARVSSSENQSNLETQAKRLEAYCIAKGYQIVRVVKEVGSGVNDHRKLLLKLLEQTDYNLIVVEHKDRLSRVGFNYLKVLLTQTNRDIEVVNLAEERKDDLRQDFVSIITSFCARLYSLRRRNRKTECLIKCLEENDEISSKTSN from the coding sequence ATGTGGTTAGTACAAGTTTACATTGCAGTTCATATAAAACTATCAGATTATGCTAAGAAAAAAGGGAGCAGTTATGACACTGCTTGGAGAATGTGGAATCGAGGGCAGTTACAAGGAGAACGTCTTCCTACAGGAACAATTATTATTTTTGAAGATGACCGTTCTTGCGGTGAAAATAAAGTAGCTATTTATGCGCGAGTTTCTAGTTCAGAAAATCAATCTAACTTAGAGACTCAGGCAAAAAGATTGGAAGCTTATTGTATTGCGAAAGGCTATCAAATTGTTCGAGTAGTTAAAGAAGTAGGAAGTGGAGTCAATGATCATCGAAAGCTATTATTAAAACTTCTAGAACAAACTGATTATAATTTGATTGTCGTAGAACATAAAGATCGTTTAAGCAGAGTAGGGTTTAATTATCTGAAAGTTCTTTTAACTCAAACAAATAGAGATATAGAGGTCGTTAATCTAGCAGAAGAAAGAAAAGACGATTTAAGGCAAGACTTCGTGAGCATAATTACCTCATTTTGCGCTCGATTATACTCATTAAGACGACGAAATAGAAAGACAGAATGTTTAATTAAATGCCTTGAGGAGAATGATGAAATTAGTTCAAAAACATCTAATTAA
- a CDS encoding TIGR03943 family putative permease subunit, translating into MNSSRLKIIATQFIDIIALIGWGSLLFKYWITGQLNLLIHPNYFILVIFTSIALFVLGIVKLWTLLKQWQKKTNLDSNDQRSHITILPQHFGSSLLVITAILGLFIAPQPLSSQIALQRGISESLPLTRLQTQSFGTTVKPEEKSLIEWVRTLNAYPEPDAYTGQPVKVTGFVVQLPQLPDNYLLISRFILTCCAVDAYPVGLPVKLSGSRSQYPNDTWLEITGEMTTESLPVEVGKSTTRRQLVIKAKSVKPIPTPVDPYGY; encoded by the coding sequence ATGAATTCATCACGTCTAAAAATAATCGCCACCCAATTTATCGATATTATTGCCCTAATCGGTTGGGGTTCATTACTATTTAAATACTGGATAACTGGACAGTTAAATTTACTGATCCATCCTAATTATTTTATTCTGGTTATCTTCACCAGTATTGCTTTATTTGTCCTGGGAATAGTCAAGCTTTGGACATTATTAAAGCAGTGGCAAAAAAAGACTAATTTAGATAGTAACGATCAGCGATCACATATTACCATTCTTCCCCAACATTTTGGCTCAAGTTTATTAGTAATCACTGCCATTTTAGGACTATTTATCGCCCCGCAGCCCCTCAGCAGTCAAATCGCATTACAGAGGGGAATTAGTGAGTCTTTACCCCTAACTCGCTTGCAAACTCAATCCTTTGGCACTACCGTTAAACCGGAGGAAAAAAGTTTAATTGAATGGGTAAGAACTTTGAATGCTTACCCCGAACCTGATGCCTACACGGGACAACCGGTAAAAGTCACAGGTTTTGTGGTACAATTGCCCCAATTGCCCGATAATTATTTATTAATTAGTCGCTTTATTCTTACCTGTTGTGCCGTGGATGCTTATCCCGTGGGTTTGCCTGTGAAACTATCAGGAAGTCGCAGTCAATATCCCAATGATACTTGGTTAGAAATCACCGGAGAAATGACCACGGAATCCTTACCCGTAGAGGTGGGAAAATCAACCACCAGAAGACAATTAGTAATTAAGGCTAAATCCGTGAAACCTATACCCACTCCTGTGGATCCCTACGGATATTAA
- a CDS encoding RNA-guided endonuclease InsQ/TnpB family protein gives MKLVQKHLIKFNHKNYSVIDKLGFLSKNLYNCAVYLNRQVFFSHQPFLTMTELHHALKMSPDYQALPAKVSQLVLKQVEKTFKSYQKAKEQYKKSPDKFTGEPKLPRYKDKEKGRNVLTYNYQAISKKALKQGLIKLSGTNLEFKTNLKEVLEVRIIPKLGAYCLEIVYEQPSSSSQEGERYAFIDLGLNNLAAVTSNIPEFQPTLVCGKALKSCNQKYNKTLAKLKSELPSLQKTSKRIQGLTLKRNCQVDYYLHTASKYIIDKLLAHQINLLVIGHNQGWKQNINIGDRNNQSFVNIPHSRFIEQLTYKANLVGIEVKTTNESYTSKCSFLDLESIQKQKSYLGKRIKRGLFRSSSGYFYGADINGSLNIGRKVVGEAAFSGNPIERFVVNPVRVKAYKANSRCNICVQN, from the coding sequence ATGAAATTAGTTCAAAAACATCTAATTAAATTTAATCACAAAAATTATTCAGTAATTGATAAATTAGGATTTTTATCGAAGAATCTGTATAATTGTGCTGTTTATTTAAACCGTCAAGTTTTCTTTTCACATCAACCATTTTTAACAATGACTGAGTTACATCATGCCTTAAAAATGAGTCCAGATTATCAAGCCTTACCCGCCAAAGTAAGTCAGTTAGTATTAAAGCAAGTAGAAAAAACCTTTAAATCCTACCAAAAAGCGAAAGAACAATACAAAAAATCGCCAGATAAATTTACAGGAGAGCCTAAGTTGCCAAGATACAAAGACAAGGAAAAAGGTAGAAACGTTTTAACTTATAACTATCAAGCCATTTCTAAAAAAGCGTTGAAGCAAGGTTTAATCAAGCTATCAGGGACTAATTTAGAATTTAAAACTAATTTAAAGGAAGTCTTAGAGGTCAGGATTATTCCTAAATTGGGTGCTTATTGTTTAGAGATTGTCTATGAACAACCATCCTCATCAAGTCAAGAGGGAGAAAGATATGCTTTTATCGATTTAGGCTTAAATAACCTAGCTGCTGTTACCTCTAATATTCCCGAATTTCAGCCAACTTTAGTATGTGGAAAAGCCTTAAAATCCTGCAATCAAAAGTACAACAAGACACTAGCTAAACTCAAATCGGAATTACCCAGTCTCCAGAAGACCAGTAAAAGAATACAAGGTTTAACTTTAAAGCGTAATTGCCAGGTGGATTATTACCTCCACACCGCTAGTAAATATATTATTGATAAATTACTAGCTCATCAAATTAACCTTTTAGTTATTGGTCATAATCAAGGCTGGAAACAAAACATTAATATTGGAGATAGAAATAACCAGTCATTCGTAAATATTCCTCATTCAAGGTTTATCGAACAACTTACCTATAAAGCAAATTTAGTAGGAATAGAGGTCAAAACAACTAATGAAAGCTATACCTCTAAATGTAGTTTCTTGGACTTAGAGTCTATTCAAAAGCAAAAAAGCTATTTAGGCAAGAGAATTAAAAGAGGACTATTCAGAAGCTCGTCGGGTTATTTCTATGGAGCAGATATTAATGGTTCCTTAAATATTGGAAGAAAGGTAGTCGGAGAGGCCGCCTTTAGCGGGAATCCGATAGAGAGGTTCGTAGTTAACCCAGTACGGGTCAAAGCGTACAAAGCTAATTCTAGATGCAATATTTGCGTACAGAATTAG
- a CDS encoding DUF2442 domain-containing protein produces MMTIEPAAIRAWAEERMIYVELSDGRIIGVPGDRFRILKQATNEQLAAVKVEVNGYALRWEELGRCQIERCSESARN; encoded by the coding sequence ATGATGACCATTGAGCCTGCTGCCATTCGAGCCTGGGCAGAAGAGCGCATGATATACGTTGAACTCAGTGATGGACGTATTATCGGGGTTCCTGGCGATCGCTTCCGTATTTTGAAACAAGCAACGAATGAGCAATTGGCGGCGGTTAAGGTTGAAGTAAATGGCTATGCTCTACGGTGGGAAGAATTAGGGCGTTGTCAAATTGAAAGATGCTCCGAATCAGCCCGGAACTGA
- a CDS encoding thioredoxin family protein translates to MTATTPTNKIRNLLLAVTAVILSVAIFFGFQTTASSVSLEAQAEKATPFDLALSNGKPTLTEFYANWCSSCQAMAPEIAEIKKQYGNAINFVMLNVDNNKWLPEILRYRVDGIPHFVFLNNQGQPIAQAIGEQPKSILTANLEALLTNSTLPYATTTGQTSDFNVLVGSSQTDPRSHGSQVKQ, encoded by the coding sequence ATGACAGCCACCACACCCACCAATAAAATCAGAAATCTGCTGCTGGCAGTAACGGCAGTTATCCTTAGTGTAGCGATTTTCTTCGGGTTTCAAACCACCGCTAGTTCCGTGTCTTTGGAAGCGCAAGCGGAAAAAGCGACACCTTTCGATCTTGCCCTCAGCAATGGTAAACCCACCCTGACAGAATTTTATGCTAATTGGTGTAGCAGTTGTCAGGCGATGGCCCCTGAAATTGCCGAAATTAAAAAACAATACGGTAATGCCATTAATTTTGTTATGCTCAACGTTGATAATAATAAATGGTTGCCGGAAATTCTCCGTTATCGTGTGGATGGTATTCCCCATTTTGTCTTTTTAAATAACCAAGGACAACCGATTGCCCAAGCGATCGGAGAACAACCAAAATCAATTTTAACGGCTAATTTAGAGGCACTTTTAACTAATTCTACCCTACCCTATGCCACCACTACGGGACAGACTTCTGATTTTAATGTCCTTGTGGGTTCTAGTCAAACCGATCCCCGCAGTCACGGCAGTCAAGTTAAGCAGTAA
- a CDS encoding phenylpyruvate tautomerase MIF-related protein yields the protein MRIETNHDFERDVIQNVITQVTEQVHINKGDPKEMILVVVNTKVNVSFGGDYDKPAAVVQLLSLTMSAEVTKKLTESISDILLERFSVPANRMYIFFQEFTQMHLVGWNRKIFSEILGVERLDSPELAQKRAEAQQKNPSK from the coding sequence GTGAGGATTGAGACCAATCATGACTTTGAGCGGGATGTGATTCAAAATGTCATCACTCAGGTTACGGAGCAGGTTCATATTAACAAAGGGGATCCGAAGGAGATGATTTTGGTTGTTGTTAACACCAAAGTCAATGTCTCCTTTGGCGGGGATTACGATAAACCAGCGGCAGTAGTCCAACTTCTCAGTCTAACTATGTCTGCGGAAGTTACCAAAAAACTGACAGAAAGCATCAGTGATATTTTATTAGAAAGATTTAGTGTACCAGCTAATCGTATGTACATCTTCTTTCAGGAATTTACTCAAATGCACCTAGTTGGTTGGAATCGTAAGATTTTTTCGGAAATCTTAGGAGTTGAAAGATTAGATTCACCAGAACTAGCCCAAAAACGAGCGGAAGCGCAACAAAAAAACCCGTCGAAATAA
- a CDS encoding BrnT family toxin codes for MEYRWDEAKRLTNLRKHGIDFADVPAVFDGDIITVEDDRLDYGEQRFVTLGLLKGRIIAVVHTEREDYTRIISARKATK; via the coding sequence ATGGAATACCGATGGGATGAAGCAAAACGACTTACTAATCTTCGTAAACACGGTATAGATTTTGCCGATGTTCCCGCCGTTTTCGATGGGGACATTATAACGGTTGAAGATGATCGTCTCGATTATGGAGAGCAGCGTTTTGTGACATTGGGTTTACTAAAAGGGCGAATTATTGCCGTTGTCCATACTGAACGTGAGGATTACACTCGTATTATTTCTGCAAGAAAGGCAACGAAATAG
- a CDS encoding permease, with protein sequence MSQLQNAFTLFLSLLVEAMPFLLLGVILSSILLIFVDERRLVALMPRNAILGAFVGGCIGFLFPVCECGNVPVARRLLVQGMPNAVAVSFLLAAPTINPIVIWSTWVAFRDQPEIVFYRVIFSLFIATVIGIIFSIQKDPRPLLQTSLAKSLNWQPETPEKESIPLLLQSGSFLIGNSGQTLRLDESFAATAVLPAVQAIPMKRRWLTFLENVVMELRELGGVLILGSAIAAGLQVFVPREFVLNLGQDPITSILAMMLLAVIVSICSTVDSFFALSFASSFTSSSLLAFLVFGPMIDLKGIGLMLSIFKPRMLIYLFALAAQMTFLLTLAHSYLF encoded by the coding sequence ATGAGTCAACTACAAAATGCCTTTACCCTATTCCTGAGCCTGTTGGTGGAAGCGATGCCTTTCTTGCTGCTAGGGGTGATTCTCTCTAGTATTCTTTTAATATTTGTCGATGAACGTCGCCTAGTTGCGTTGATGCCTCGCAATGCTATTTTAGGAGCATTTGTGGGAGGATGTATTGGGTTTTTGTTCCCCGTGTGCGAGTGTGGCAATGTACCCGTGGCGCGACGTTTACTTGTGCAAGGAATGCCGAATGCAGTAGCGGTTAGTTTTCTCTTAGCAGCGCCAACAATTAACCCGATTGTTATCTGGTCTACTTGGGTAGCTTTTCGCGATCAACCGGAAATTGTTTTCTATCGAGTTATCTTTTCCTTGTTCATCGCTACGGTTATCGGCATTATCTTTAGTATCCAAAAAGATCCCCGACCACTCCTCCAAACCTCTTTGGCAAAAAGTCTCAATTGGCAACCGGAAACACCGGAAAAAGAATCTATCCCACTACTACTACAATCCGGTTCTTTTCTGATCGGTAATTCTGGGCAAACTTTGCGCTTAGACGAAAGTTTTGCCGCTACTGCTGTCCTACCGGCAGTGCAAGCAATCCCGATGAAAAGGCGCTGGTTAACTTTTCTGGAAAACGTGGTGATGGAATTACGCGAATTAGGAGGAGTGTTAATCTTAGGAAGTGCTATAGCGGCCGGTTTACAGGTGTTTGTTCCCCGGGAATTTGTGCTTAATTTGGGTCAGGATCCGATTACTTCGATCTTGGCCATGATGCTGTTAGCTGTCATTGTTTCGATTTGTTCCACGGTTGATTCTTTTTTTGCTCTCTCCTTTGCCTCTAGTTTTACCAGTAGTTCCCTGCTGGCTTTTCTAGTGTTCGGTCCAATGATTGACCTGAAAGGTATTGGTTTAATGTTGTCTATTTTTAAACCGAGAATGTTAATTTATCTCTTTGCTTTAGCAGCGCAAATGACTTTTTTACTCACCTTGGCTCACAGTTATTTATTTTAG
- a CDS encoding NIL domain-containing protein — protein sequence MKKRITLTFPKKAVHMPVTYRLAKDFNVAANIIRAQVAPNQVGTLVLELSGDIDELEAAIEWLQLQNIGVSQVSREIVIDEEKCVDCGLCTGVCPTEALTLDPESFRLKFLRSRCVVCEQCIPTCPVVAISTNL from the coding sequence ATGAAAAAACGCATTACTCTCACTTTTCCCAAAAAAGCCGTCCATATGCCCGTTACCTATCGACTGGCGAAGGATTTTAACGTCGCCGCTAATATTATCCGCGCCCAAGTTGCCCCCAATCAAGTGGGAACATTAGTATTAGAATTATCGGGAGATATCGATGAGTTAGAAGCGGCGATCGAATGGTTACAATTACAAAATATTGGCGTTTCCCAAGTTAGTCGCGAAATCGTCATTGATGAAGAAAAATGCGTCGATTGTGGCTTATGTACGGGAGTTTGTCCCACGGAAGCTTTAACCCTTGATCCGGAAAGTTTTCGTCTTAAGTTTTTGCGTTCCCGTTGTGTGGTTTGTGAACAATGTATCCCCACTTGTCCCGTGGTGGCAATTTCCACAAACTTGTAA